agggtaggagtcatcctcgaaaaggttggagggagggggtaaaggaagttttgtgggcgaggggcttggacttccaggaagtgtgcatgagggtgttagataggagtgaatggagaccaattgttttttgggacctgatgagctgttggagtgtgagcagggtaatatttagtgaagggattcagggaaaccggttatttttttatagccggacttgagttctggaaatgggaagtacaatgcctgcactttaaccctttcagggtccatgccgtagatctacggctttatgttcagggtccaaagcgtagatctacgccatgagctcagctcactctgataagctgtgggtggtaaatttgagcctagatatgagagaatacatctatgtggtatgtgtgcaccacataaaacaaatcctgcagcacacagtgtaatgagagaaaaaactgagactggGATTTtctattaaaacagcgactttgcagtattttttcgtatgttttttatagttgtatttgcgatttcttggtctcatttgatagaaatggaagatatattacagaaatagagatgattttgattggttttagcactagaaatggcttgaaactgagctcaaagtagcggaaatgttaaatttttgtcgatgttcaagagtaaacaaacgacctcacacgtctaatacacgccagctggtgggtctaatatacattcacaaatgtgttgacgatatttatacaattattaccatattgcataacagtaaatcttctattttttggtttgaataaaaattcattatgtgaataaaaaattaaaatggaattaatttgtaaagcctcaaaacgtaactaatgaacagaggaaatgttagtttagtgccaggaatgtctgcattgtttattctggaccctgttttgaaattggaatattttgaactttgtgttaaattggccaaattaccaatttccgatcactttattttgtagttgaagcagttgactgggcgatttattgtgctcaattgatggaatagaagtaatactggtgaaatagctaagaatttggtcgactggaataatgtaactggcctaaaatgggagtcaaagtcggcaaaattgccaattcgtaaatatcgctgacacatcaaaatttgcgagagcataatttcgtcaattttccatcaaatttctcactttttgttttattaccttcagaaaaagattctctaccatttcataagaaaaaacaacaaattttttttttttaaattcttggaccctggtgcgcactttgaaatttggtctctggaccctgaaagggttaaaggaggggtttgggataatggcattttggagggatgtgtattaggacagtatatatataattgaggacctgatattatattctgtaggaagtttattatattatttcgggtcactttttatattgtatctttatatatgtttctaaactgttgtgtctgggcacctctgcaaaaacaatgattatgtatgagtgaggtgaaagtgttgaatgatgatgaaagtattttcgttttggggattttctttctttttgggtcaccctgcctaggtgggagtcagccgacttgttgaaaaaaaaatatatataatatatgaaataacttttaaaaacgcttgaaattttggagtttccagacataacgtAGAGACGTGGTGCTTAtggagctcacggagaatgtaaaacTGGGTGAGGcacagtgaccgtattagaaagctaggtggggggagctgtatagcgagtttcggtcataatttgaaatatccgtattagcggaatgccgtaaaatGGGGCCCTACTGTGTATAATACTGAATATATTACATGTTTTATTTAACGGTTCATTCAGTATTGCTAATTAATGTGTACTTCGACCCACAGCTGCATCTTCATGACCATTACTGTACAATACATAATATATGCCGTTGACCCTTTTTAAGCAAAATGTCATTTTTTAGATGATAATTTTTCATATGTTTATTTCCATTTTATAGGTACAACACAGAGCAACTCAACATGTGCTCCCTTGAAGCAGAAGCTACATACACAAGATCACCCAGTGAGGAAGGGTCCTTTGTATTACAATTGTCAATTGAGGGCTCCAGATGATGAACCACTGTGCACAATTGATCCCAATAAAGCTCGATGGTATGTGAAAGAGGGTCTTGGGGACTTGATCAATGAAGAACCACTTGTTGTGCGCTTGAAATTTGAACCTGCTGGCCGTCCACAAGCTGAGAAGGAGGATGGCTGGTTTTATCTTCAAAAACGTTTAAATATTTGTGTTGTCTGTGGTAAAGATGAATCATACATCAGGAAAAATGTGGTACCTCATGAGTATCGCAAACATTTTCCAGCTATACTGAAACATCATCAAAATCATGATGTGCTGTTACTGTGCTTTGCCTGCCATAGACAAAGTAACATGCAGGACAATGTTTTTCGTTCAGAGCTGGCCAGAGAATTTAATGCTCCTGTTGGCGTagaacaaaatttcaaagtggcTGTTGATAATTCTCGCAAATTTGTAAGAAATGCAGCCCGAGCATTGTTGAAAAATCGTGATAACATTCCTACAAAAAAAGTCTCAGAGATGGAAAAACTTGTTAAAGATTTCTACAAGGTTGATGATATTTTATCAGAGCATCTTCAAGATGCAGCCAACATGGATATAAATTTCTTAAATGAGGGTTTTCAAGTTCATGGACAAAAAATTTATGAACTATATGAGAAAATTGGCCTTGTAAAACTAGAGCAAAGATGGCGACAACACTTTCTGGACAGTATGAAGCCCCAATACATGCCTGAATGTTGGTCAGTTAAACATAATGTCTACAAGTTGGGGCTTAAAATGGGTCGTTTACCACTTGAGCATCCCAATCGACTGATCTATCAAATGGCCCTTGTAGGGACAGAGGGAACCATTGACATTCCATACACTCCCCGGTCATTTCGAGAAGCAACACAGTTGGACACATCTTCATCAGCCAGTAGAGATGCTCCCCCAGAACACTTAGTATCTACTCAACTGACTGCTGTTAATGGAGACATAACATTTGGGAATGCATTGGCAGAAGTTAATTATGCCACATCAAGAAATAAAAGTGGGACAGAGAAAACAGCAGTAAAGAGCAGTCAGAAAGAGTCTTCTAGAATAAACATCAGTAAGAGTAAAGATAAAGCTTTCATGGGCAACATGCTTGTTCATGGCAGTTCAAGCCCTGAAAAATCAAATATACCTCAAAAAGAAAGTGGAAAGCATTATCAAGTGCCTTACATTAGCACGAAGCCAGAAGTAATGGAAGACTCATCCCAAAAGGTATATGATGGAGACACATGCAGTGACAAAGTGGAAGCAGATACTGCTGAAGactctgatgttgatgttgttattgaaGATATTTCTTAGGACAATAGTGAGACATAGCTAGCAACAAATAAATTTGTTACTTTTCAATTTCCTATCATTACATTCTTTAATAACTTCAGTGTATAGGTACATAAATGTTTCATTTGAGTTTGTTTTACTAAATAAATACAGCCTTTCCTCAATGaaggagttccattcctaagaccacgtcggtaaacgaattcattgctaagtgaggagcgtaccattatggtagtgggtttgtgtgaaCTATCTTTGACATTCCCACAAGCCCTTCTAGGGCGGGGAAGATGCCAGAgctagagcttgctaccacctgcagctcacaagactgccattcccacgagctcccctggggcggggatgatggcagaccagaggcctagcttctccttaTGAGCCCCGTGAGGGCAGGGAATGAGGCTAGGCAAGGGggcagttggtcccagaagatgaggaggtacttgtacttcctcccatggcagacataggtctcagacactcccaagacagggagccaaggcctggtcaccatctggaaaagacctggACCGGAAGAGTACCAGCGAATATATCTTTGATatgtttaatgtcacctttgcaccatttataacatttctggtatatttttaaatgtttattcattagtgtactgtatattgtaataaacagaatagaggaaatcagctctgatatacattatttaggtatgcatactggtcagagcgcCCATTGTAAGTCTGAggcgttggtaaacgagtacgtcgctaagtgaggagagactgtatttttaaatatttatacagtagtgtactgtatattgtaataaacagaataaaggaaatcatctcttgatatacattatttaggcatgcatactggtcagagagcccgtcgtaagtccgaggcatcaATAAACCAGTACGTCGTttaatgaggagaggctgtaatataTTTACTTCATACATTCTTGGCTCAGGCTGTTAGGACGAATATAAAGGATCCATTATGATTCTTATATCCTGCAAGAGCATGTCTTGTTCCTAAATTACTTTACTGTTAATTCAAAGTACAGGTcttcctcaacattcgcgagggttaggggatcaagagcctcgcgaatgttgaaaaaccgtgaatgtttggtgccccaatatattgtagggaaatatattacaatactgcttccttaacttgttgaaccatgaataatcataaaatacatgaaaacgtcataaattgtactaaatatatacatgttatgctttaataatgtatgttatttaataacatgtatgttattaaataccacagactccaccactgcctccaccactgcgagtccctactaccctccctctgacccccgaaactggcagccagccctcccaccactcagtgtggtgagtgttttgtttgttcattatttgctattaaactacagtataaataatgtaaacccattcatgactgcatattggaatggctattaggaaaggtattagacggtgacatcatgtgtttactcttgaacacagcaaagaatcgaacatttctgctattgctaataataacaatagtaataataataataataataataataataaatacgatacaattgaagaaggaaattgtacaaaaatacgagggaatggttgacacatcgtcagtgtgactttgtttatgctggagtgaacattagtctccctgctcttccaaacatttcacaataattcagcggttgaggcagtggtaagtaagtaagtaagtaagtttattcaggtatacacaaatacagttacatagaattatcatacatagcagcatatgtgtagagaacctaggataacccaaaaaagtcagacagagtgacttatttccattggtattTAGTAACATTATgttataataatagtacatgttattattaataacatgtattattattaacatgtatgtatttaataacatatatgttataaataataatagtacatattattaataacatgtattattattaacatatatgttattaaataccattgcctcaatcactgcctctaccactccagtcacactcaatctacaagcaccaaacacaatgaattattgtgaaatgtttggaagagcagggagactaatgttcactccagcataaacaaagtcacactgacgatgtgtcaaccactccctcctatttttgtacaatttccttcttcaattatatcatatttattattattattattattattattattattattattattattattattattgttatcattagctgtagcagaaatgtttaattctttgcagtgttcaagagtaaacacatgatgtcaccgtctaatacctgtccgaatagccattccaatatgcagtcatgaatgggtttacattatactgtagtttaatagcaaataatgaacaaacaaaacactcaccacactgagtggtgggagggctggctgccagttgcgggggtcggagggagggtagtagggactcgcaggtggtgggaaacttaaatatgatttggcggctgggaatttggtggctgggaatttggcggttgggaattcgcgaatgtgtgaagcccgtgaaagttgaaaacgtgaatgttgagggagacctgtatactgTTATCCAAAATATTAAACATTATATGGATTTGCTaattttgtaaataaataaaggaaTAACCTGCACAAAACTCATCCTATCAATATTTTAATAGATtttaacccttgtggtttagcactactttctgattataataataataatttaatagattttagattttgctgaagctgctagtttattgtgcaccccatatccatcctgtggacagtaataCAAGAGCATATTTTTACACAAAAGTCCTAGGAGCTAGGCTccaaaagggtttacaggagtacatctagATTTAAATCTACAGTTCTCACATCCATTGcaagaaatttgcttaatatgctgggtatcttgcttatattaaccccttgactgtcgtaaccccgaatcctgaggtgtctcctgatgtcgcaaaatttaaaaaaaaaaaaaaaaatattttttcttatgaaatgatagagaatttattcccgattgtaatgacaccaaaaaaacgaaatttgatggaaaactggcggaattatgctctcgcgaagttagcgacctcggcgatatttacaaatcggcgatttcgcccactttgagccctattttcggctaattccgttgttccagtcgacaaaactcagctatttctttagaactccattttttctatcgattgagtacaagaaactgcccatttactgatttcaactacccaataatgtggtcagaaatttgcaatttggccaatttcacgaaaattaaaaaatatgacaatttcaaaataaggtccagaatgaacaatgcagacattactggctctaaaataacattttctttgttcatcagtcatgtctccaggcccctctgatattagtcttgctttctaatttgaatttttatttgaacaaaaaatagaagacttactattatgcagactactgcaatactgtaataattgtataaataacatcaacccattcatgactgcatattagaatgcctagttggacatttattggacaatgacatcatttgtttacttttgaacattggcaaaaatcaaacatttccccttctttgagctccatttccaggttctttttatagtaaaatcaatcagaattacctttatttctataatatgctttccattctatcaaatgagaccaaggaaacgagaatacaaccataaatactatacgaaaatagaccacaaagtcggcattttaattaaaaaaaaacggtcggagttttttttttctcattatgcactgcgtgctgcaggattttttttatatagtgcacaatgaccacacagacccattctctcacatgtgggcctaccagctttctcctgcttgatttgaagtcgTTAGAAtttatgagtgtatatatacgtcaaacacggtacctcgtaagacgtatatatatggctgcgacagtcaaagggttaataagataatcttgacatatcacataggttattatactttCTATCTCTGTTTTCCTTAGTAAGTGAACAATTaagtacatagtgttcaagataatgACCATAAGGCTAAgtacatactttgcatttggtttgatcatcatttatgtgtctgccaaactgctagacgtacttataaccaagcctaagcttggctgctacaacatcagtcagtctgttcacattgcaagttacttatctacagtcatgtcaccatagttgattatagatctactcaggtttctaattgcattcctataacattcttttttttttttttttcaacaagtcagccgtctcccaccgaggcagggtgacccaaaaagaaaaaaatccccaaaaagaaaatactttcatcatcattcaacactatcacctcactcaaacataatcactgtttttgcagaggtgcccagaatacaacagcttagaagcatatacatataatattcactttcattatttatttctctcctaatattattcctaatgctagacacaaacACTAAAGTTATACGTATTCTGCATTTTCCTTCgaggtactttttttttttttttctttttggctaATGTATCAACTTCATCACGAGTATTGGcaacaaagtctcgttacaacaggtccaagcagtggaacctcaaagcctagatacctgtatctacttacatattctagaagagacccatcatgcaactggatctgacgaactgtgggtctctgtcgaggaggacgcctgttgaatatctttgttttatcagtagagattatcaaccccaggtcctgacacgaggctagtacatgattaagaatgttttgggtgctggagaatccggtagtgtgaatcattatatcatcaggaaaacatttatttatttatttatttatttccaatttgagcacacatacagaggtacaaaaaaaatacagataagagcagcatgccaaagccacttatactatgcatagcattacgggctggcttaaaattaacttaagattaactaagcaatgatgaaatcagtgataaaacattaatgtaaacagattactataaagcacaagtgagtattacaaagacaggtcatatggttgcatgcattgttgtacattcagtcgtatggagaattctgttaggtagtgtatttaaaaaatagtaaagttagattgggttttaggtttaacatttatgtgatataattgtgagaaacatttaagatatacaatttataaggttcagttattcagtatttatttggttttgggtgagtaagtgatctttgagaagagacttgaatttataaacaggtagtgtttcttttatatttacaggtaatgaattccagattctagggccttttatgtgcattgagtttttgcatagtgtgagatggacacgaggaacatcaaagagtgatctgtgccttgtgttatggtcatgtgttctgttgaggttggcaaggagatgtttgaggggagggttaatatcagagttaagtgttctatgtatgtaataggtgcagtaataagtatggatgttttgtatggtgagt
Above is a window of Cherax quadricarinatus isolate ZL_2023a chromosome 11, ASM3850222v1, whole genome shotgun sequence DNA encoding:
- the LOC128687641 gene encoding exonuclease 3'-5' domain-containing protein 2 isoform X2, with protein sequence MGGGKVNKRGGTREVVAGGDVNITRYDETWQMIVLTWASPSICVVDGTTDGRCFYYREAQQEGVVGFDCEWVQVRCRRRPVALLQLASCSGLCVLVRLSHMKSSLPLSLKEFLEDKAILKVGVGPLEDSNYLTADYGLKVRGCVDLRYLVQQCQESEVSCASKPARGGKSAGGMGLNSLAQKYLDRTLDKDWRVRASDWEAETLTKRQERYAAEDALVGVHILMVLMERLWVSCPPLVPFLPPTAWHQHLATAVHYICQGLIDVRFSNKQQDAGTTQSNSTCAPLKQKLHTQDHPVRKGPLYYNCQLRAPDDEPLCTIDPNKARWYVKEGLGDLINEEPLVVRLKFEPAGRPQAEKEDGWFYLQKRLNICVVCGKDESYIRKNVVPHEYRKHFPAILKHHQNHDVLLLCFACHRQSNMQDNVFRSELAREFNAPVGVEQNFKVAVDNSRKFVRNAARALLKNRDNIPTKKVSEMEKLVKDFYKVDDILSEHLQDAANMDINFLNEGFQVHGQKIYELYEKIGLVKLEQRWRQHFLDSMKPQYMPECWSVKHNVYKLGLKMGRLPLEHPNRLIYQMALVGTEGTIDIPYTPRSFREATQLDTSSSASRDAPPEHLVSTQLTAVNGDITFGNALAEVNYATSRNKSGTEKTAVKSSQKESSRINISKSKDKAFMGNMLVHGSSSPEKSNIPQKESGKHYQVPYISTKPEVMEDSSQKVYDGDTCSDKVEADTAEDSDVDVVIEDIS
- the LOC128687641 gene encoding exonuclease 3'-5' domain-containing protein 2 isoform X1 gives rise to the protein MIWKWIQENPAVVVDFVIVGSVVLLIYYHKAVAKAVRSWRMLRSVKAVEKRIHVVTSQEGWAKVLPILYREAQQEGVVGFDCEWVQVRCRRRPVALLQLASCSGLCVLVRLSHMKSSLPLSLKEFLEDKAILKVGVGPLEDSNYLTADYGLKVRGCVDLRYLVQQCQESEVSCASKPARGGKSAGGMGLNSLAQKYLDRTLDKDWRVRASDWEAETLTKRQERYAAEDALVGVHILMVLMERLWVSCPPLVPFLPPTAWHQHLATAVHYICQGLIDVRFSNKQQDAGTTQSNSTCAPLKQKLHTQDHPVRKGPLYYNCQLRAPDDEPLCTIDPNKARWYVKEGLGDLINEEPLVVRLKFEPAGRPQAEKEDGWFYLQKRLNICVVCGKDESYIRKNVVPHEYRKHFPAILKHHQNHDVLLLCFACHRQSNMQDNVFRSELAREFNAPVGVEQNFKVAVDNSRKFVRNAARALLKNRDNIPTKKVSEMEKLVKDFYKVDDILSEHLQDAANMDINFLNEGFQVHGQKIYELYEKIGLVKLEQRWRQHFLDSMKPQYMPECWSVKHNVYKLGLKMGRLPLEHPNRLIYQMALVGTEGTIDIPYTPRSFREATQLDTSSSASRDAPPEHLVSTQLTAVNGDITFGNALAEVNYATSRNKSGTEKTAVKSSQKESSRINISKSKDKAFMGNMLVHGSSSPEKSNIPQKESGKHYQVPYISTKPEVMEDSSQKVYDGDTCSDKVEADTAEDSDVDVVIEDIS
- the LOC128687641 gene encoding exonuclease 3'-5' domain-containing protein 2 isoform X4, with the translated sequence MTEAQQEGVVGFDCEWVQVRCRRRPVALLQLASCSGLCVLVRLSHMKSSLPLSLKEFLEDKAILKVGVGPLEDSNYLTADYGLKVRGCVDLRYLVQQCQESEVSCASKPARGGKSAGGMGLNSLAQKYLDRTLDKDWRVRASDWEAETLTKRQERYAAEDALVGVHILMVLMERLWVSCPPLVPFLPPTAWHQHLATAVHYICQGLIDVRFSNKQQDAGTTQSNSTCAPLKQKLHTQDHPVRKGPLYYNCQLRAPDDEPLCTIDPNKARWYVKEGLGDLINEEPLVVRLKFEPAGRPQAEKEDGWFYLQKRLNICVVCGKDESYIRKNVVPHEYRKHFPAILKHHQNHDVLLLCFACHRQSNMQDNVFRSELAREFNAPVGVEQNFKVAVDNSRKFVRNAARALLKNRDNIPTKKVSEMEKLVKDFYKVDDILSEHLQDAANMDINFLNEGFQVHGQKIYELYEKIGLVKLEQRWRQHFLDSMKPQYMPECWSVKHNVYKLGLKMGRLPLEHPNRLIYQMALVGTEGTIDIPYTPRSFREATQLDTSSSASRDAPPEHLVSTQLTAVNGDITFGNALAEVNYATSRNKSGTEKTAVKSSQKESSRINISKSKDKAFMGNMLVHGSSSPEKSNIPQKESGKHYQVPYISTKPEVMEDSSQKVYDGDTCSDKVEADTAEDSDVDVVIEDIS
- the LOC128687641 gene encoding exonuclease 3'-5' domain-containing protein 2 isoform X5, producing MKSSLPLSLKEFLEDKAILKVGVGPLEDSNYLTADYGLKVRGCVDLRYLVQQCQESEVSCASKPARGGKSAGGMGLNSLAQKYLDRTLDKDWRVRASDWEAETLTKRQERYAAEDALVGVHILMVLMERLWVSCPPLVPFLPPTAWHQHLATAVHYICQGLIDVRFSNKQQDAGTTQSNSTCAPLKQKLHTQDHPVRKGPLYYNCQLRAPDDEPLCTIDPNKARWYVKEGLGDLINEEPLVVRLKFEPAGRPQAEKEDGWFYLQKRLNICVVCGKDESYIRKNVVPHEYRKHFPAILKHHQNHDVLLLCFACHRQSNMQDNVFRSELAREFNAPVGVEQNFKVAVDNSRKFVRNAARALLKNRDNIPTKKVSEMEKLVKDFYKVDDILSEHLQDAANMDINFLNEGFQVHGQKIYELYEKIGLVKLEQRWRQHFLDSMKPQYMPECWSVKHNVYKLGLKMGRLPLEHPNRLIYQMALVGTEGTIDIPYTPRSFREATQLDTSSSASRDAPPEHLVSTQLTAVNGDITFGNALAEVNYATSRNKSGTEKTAVKSSQKESSRINISKSKDKAFMGNMLVHGSSSPEKSNIPQKESGKHYQVPYISTKPEVMEDSSQKVYDGDTCSDKVEADTAEDSDVDVVIEDIS
- the LOC128687641 gene encoding exonuclease 3'-5' domain-containing protein 2 isoform X3, with protein sequence MCSEIYSFPLEQHMTHYQTTWEAQQEGVVGFDCEWVQVRCRRRPVALLQLASCSGLCVLVRLSHMKSSLPLSLKEFLEDKAILKVGVGPLEDSNYLTADYGLKVRGCVDLRYLVQQCQESEVSCASKPARGGKSAGGMGLNSLAQKYLDRTLDKDWRVRASDWEAETLTKRQERYAAEDALVGVHILMVLMERLWVSCPPLVPFLPPTAWHQHLATAVHYICQGLIDVRFSNKQQDAGTTQSNSTCAPLKQKLHTQDHPVRKGPLYYNCQLRAPDDEPLCTIDPNKARWYVKEGLGDLINEEPLVVRLKFEPAGRPQAEKEDGWFYLQKRLNICVVCGKDESYIRKNVVPHEYRKHFPAILKHHQNHDVLLLCFACHRQSNMQDNVFRSELAREFNAPVGVEQNFKVAVDNSRKFVRNAARALLKNRDNIPTKKVSEMEKLVKDFYKVDDILSEHLQDAANMDINFLNEGFQVHGQKIYELYEKIGLVKLEQRWRQHFLDSMKPQYMPECWSVKHNVYKLGLKMGRLPLEHPNRLIYQMALVGTEGTIDIPYTPRSFREATQLDTSSSASRDAPPEHLVSTQLTAVNGDITFGNALAEVNYATSRNKSGTEKTAVKSSQKESSRINISKSKDKAFMGNMLVHGSSSPEKSNIPQKESGKHYQVPYISTKPEVMEDSSQKVYDGDTCSDKVEADTAEDSDVDVVIEDIS